One stretch of Scyliorhinus canicula chromosome 7, sScyCan1.1, whole genome shotgun sequence DNA includes these proteins:
- the LOC119968857 gene encoding histone H4, which yields MSGRGKGGKGLGKGGAKRHRKVLRDNIQGITKPAIRRLARRGGVKRISGLIYEETRGVLKVFLENVIRDAVTYTEHAKRKTVTAMDVVYALKRQGRTLYGFGG from the coding sequence ATGTCGGGACGCGGCAAAGGCGGCAAAGGGCTGGGGAAAGGAGGAGCCAAGCGGCACCGGAAGGTGCTCCGTGATAACATCCAGGGGATCACCAAACCGGCTATCCGCAGGCTGGCCCGGCGAGGCGGCGTCAAGCGCATCTCCGGCCTCATCTACGAGGAGACCCGCGGCGTCCTGAAAGTCTTCCTGGAGAACGTGATCCGGGACGCGGTCACCTACACCGAGCACGCCAAGAGGAAGACGGTGACCGCCATGGATGTAGTTTACGCTTTGAAGCGGCAGGGCCGCACTCTCTACGGCTTCGGCGGTTAG